DNA sequence from the Dunckerocampus dactyliophorus isolate RoL2022-P2 chromosome 4, RoL_Ddac_1.1, whole genome shotgun sequence genome:
ACACTAATTTGTGAAACAGTCATTGTTTACCTGGTCCATAACATCTTTGGGATTCTCTGCCTCTTTCTTCAGCTTTATCAACAGGCCTTTGGGAGGTATTAGAATCTACAAGTCAACGGACAACACAAATTAATTTTGCATGAAAATCATACAGTCAAAATAGATATAGAGGAAAaagaggcaacattttttccacctttgTATATTGTTCAACTAATTTTGTGAAGTAGTTGAAAAGACTGTGTTGGGGCCGTAGAAAATCAAACTGGTAGTTCCTCTGTTCTTTTTGCATGAGCTGAGTAAGGAACTGGCGGCCATTGCGGGCAACAAACTGGGCGGTAAGTTTGACAACATCCAGATCAAATGCAGCGATCGATGGAGGATCAGCAATAAACTCATACTCTGGAGGTGGTTCTTTGGGTACCTCCTGGATTGCCTGCACCTTTGGACAAGCAAAATAACCAACATGAAATGATAtttgttttatatctttaattGGCAAACTAATATAAGAAACCCTTGAAAAACAATGTCCTACTTTCTGAGGAAGTTGCTGGGTCTGCTGCATGGTCTGCTGCATAACCTTAGGCACAGCTGCAGATGGTTCCAGGGCTTTACCTTCCTTGAACTCATTGACCTTGTGTCGGTAATAAGCATGGTATGGGTCGTTTGGGTTGAGGAAATTAAACTTTGGATTGTTGATTTCATTCTGTCTAATTCTTGCTTCGAATTCCGGCCCATTCCTGAAAATTGACAAAACTTTATTAAGCattatgaagatattttttaaatacaaatacacatgtaAACAATATAAGTACATTTTACTTATAACTACAAACCAACCTGGCGACAAAGCTGGCTGTTTTGTCGACAATGTTTCGGACCTCTGGTGGTGGGTATATAATGCCAACGATGGGTTTAGTGGCTGGGGTTTCTTCTGTTGCATCATTCTGTAGAACAGAATTatatttgtgtcaacaaaattAACAATGAAAGAAGAAAAGCATTACATTATTATAGCAACGTTAatatttcatgtgttttttaagaaaactgcacatttttttttaaattttgcctatCATCACCAGTCCTTATGTGCGACATGAACacatcttttctgtgcgttctaaaggggaaaaaaacagctaaaaagacgcatatcagaatgcacataatggggaacacttattccgccaataaagccttctgaaaaaaactccaaaaagtacTAACAATGCtctatttacatataatgtgacatacatattaaccaagcgacagacacattgttattatgattattattaacatagTGACGCAGATCAAACTACGTTACTCATGTATTGAAACCTTGGCACTCCACAcgggctagctactagcttcaccacacactcgcccgtaAAGTCTGACAAGAGAACTATTATGACATCTAATAATGCCTATATATCTGGAGCATCAAGGTGTCCCTAATACATCTCTGACAGATATTATCAACTTTAGTATCAGATTTCATTGCAAGTGTGATTCATGTAGTGGGCCTGAGCAATAGCCAATATCGCACGGAAGcacatatacttttttttttaatcatgaaaGGTACTACAGGTCGCAGTCAAAACACACCTTAAAGAAAGAAATACGATACATTACAGATGATGAATAAACAGCGGTAATGTTAATTCTGCCAAACAGCGAAAGAATGGCGGTAGCCTTAAAACAATTTATGCTAATCGACGTAGAATTATTGGTAAATTACTTGGATAACAAATTAATCGTAAACAATTATCCCTATTGTTGTTGATACAGACAACATGAATTATAAATTGTATAAATTCTTACAGTAGGTTAGccagctggctagctagcttACATCGGCTAACTAGCACTGGTATCGTTACCTTGTTGAGCTCCGGCTGAACAATTTGAACAGGGCCAGGCGGCATGACTGCGTCTTTTTATTGACCTAAAGCCAAACCTGAAAAATAGATTTGGACAGTGTATGGCTTTAAGTGGATGCATATGCAATCAGGTATTTCATAAATATATGTTAAAACAAATTTGGTGGTTGAAAACTTACTGCGTGGTACCTTCGATGACCCTCCGTCAATGGCGGCGTATAACTTCCGGACACATGCCGCAAAGAACTGTGGGACTGGGAGTGCCTAACACCAATGTTACCAAGGAGCTGAGGTATCAACAAGCAACTATCGCACggtaaatgttgaaaatgtctCAGTTACTAGGTCGCAAGGACTGTATAGAAAGTCTCCAGAAAGATGTCGCCGACCTCCAAGTTGCCATTCTGGACGTGTTTTCAACAACTGGTCAGGTGCGCGTTTTCTCGTGGAAATTTCCGGACAAACTGTCAAGCAATCTCGATTTGGATCTGGAGCAGTATGACTTTATGGACGGAGAGGATGAATTTAACCAGCATTCTCACGTCGTTTTACTGGAGCTGGTGATCGACAGGTAATTACAGCTTTACAGcacatttgtaaatatttgtacGGCCAGAGACGTCGTCAATGGAGTTAAGTCATGGGAACTAATTTCTAAAAGGAAAAAATCAAGCTAATTATAGTGGTGCATTGGAATTTTTAGGGAGGTTCAAGCCACCCCTAAAATACATCCAATGAGGTCAATGGTATAgaccaggtgtgtccaaagtgtggcccatggctaattttttttaattggccctcggcattgtaaaaatacaattaaacaagaaaactaacaaaaacaaaaatgaaaaaagagcagtaattttcttagaataaagtagaaatattataataaagtcattatattaatgtaaaaattgtaacattacaaacagtacattttacaagcataatgTCGCAGTACTATGAGGGGAGAAAATAATTTTCACAATAATTTCGGCAATAATTTTTgcaatattagtaacaaaacaGCCTcttccccaaagtcagctgggataggctccaacattcccccgtgaccctaatgaggataagcagcatagaaaatgcatggatggatagtaacaaaacaaagaattaatttgcaatttttggaaaattaggttgagaaaaacttgtgatattatgagaataaagtcaaaatattatgggaataaagtcacagtgttctgaaaaaaaattacagttgaaatatttgtaaaattgaaaaacaagagcaaacatgtaaaaacgaGCAGTGgacaaaaagtaataatatactGTCACCTATAactcaaagctgagatgcaggctgttttttctttctttaaatagatataacttgttagcttatcaacatgggttggtttacaaaatgtaaaatatcaaagtggccccagtATCCTTAAATTTGAccatatgcggccctcgctgataaaagtttggacacccctggtatagatgTACAATAtaacacagaagaagaagaagctctgctttttcctactccttttggacatgcttaATCGTTACACTGATATGTGATGTGCACTAATGtaaccttgtatgcatgttcaaaataaatctaACCATAACACACCCTTtccttttctccaaacaagactACTACTTCTTCTTCAAGCCTCCAGTGCGTACGTTGTGCAACTGAGCACtaagaagaaaaagcaacaacacCATCAGAAAGACTGCATGTCAGTTGGTCTTGTTGTCAAAAAATACTGGAGACATTTAGTTGAGTTTGCAGACATGAAGGTAGACACGGTTTTGTATTCTCACAAggtttttgaaatgtgaaaaACTCATATGTatcttaattttttaatttttgccaGGTGAGGTGCATGGAAAACAAGTTAAAAACAGAGATGTTGGATTGGGATGAATGTGTAACATCAACATCACCACAAATGAAGTTACGGAACGAGAGCAGCATCAATGACTTTTCTGCCTGGTCTTCAACGAGCTCCATCAAGTTTTTGCCAGCAGATGAGGCACCCTCCAGTGATATTCACAGCCTCCTATACAATCCCAAAGTTCACACCTGCAATATAAGCTCCCAGACTATTGAATCAGCCTCTGCTCCCTGCGGTGCATGTCATCAAGTGCAGTCTACTATTAGAAAGACAGGCAATGCATTGGTAGAACTTCTTCAAGGTGAGGGCCTGCCGTCCTCTTTACAGCAACTCTTAATTGCTGTGGAGGACACTGTGGACAAGGGGCAAATGTCATCGGGTGATGTTGCTCAGTGGGCCAGCGAGCAGCTCAGAGATATGCGACGACTCGCAAAACATGTACAGCAGGTCcgaaatacagtagatcctctTACAAACAAActagcagcagcagaagcagaGCAGATCAAATTACGATATGACATGGAAAGTGCAGAAAAGGAACTAAAGGGAGAAGTGGAAAAACATAAATCCACAGTTCTTCAGATGGAGCTTTTGTTAAAGAAAGCACAGGCAACCATGAAAGAAACAGAGGAAAGGCTATCAGAGGAGTATCAACAACTTAGGAGAGGTGAGGTAACATCACaaatcaaataaatgcaatGGGGAAACATTTACATATGAGTAggttcatttattttcagaatatgcATCCCTAAAGAAGTACAATTCCAGTCTGGAAGACAAAATAGCAATACAGCAAGATGGACTGCAAGCTCTTGGTGtgttttcctcacaatatcCAATGATATTAATCACAACATGATTCAGTAATACTTTCTTTTCAGAATGTGAACGAAATGCTCTCCAGGAGAAATTGAAGATGTTGCAAGTAGGAGAAAAGGTCTGTTCGGAACTACATCAGAGGATCCAGCAGTTAGAAAGTCAAATCTCTGTAACTGAACTACTTCTGGAGAAAGAGAA
Encoded proteins:
- the ccdc157 gene encoding coiled-coil domain-containing protein 157 isoform X6; its protein translation is MLKMSQLLGRKDCIESLQKDVADLQVAILDVFSTTGQVRVFSWKFPDKLSSNLDLDLEQYDFMDGEDEFNQHSHVVLLELVIDRLLLLLQASSAYVVQLSTKKKKQQHHQKDCMSVGLVVKKYWRHLVEFADMKVRCMENKLKTEMLDWDECVTSTSPQMKLRNESSINDFSAWSSTSSIKFLPADEAPSSDIHSLLYNPKVHTCNISSQTIESASAPCGACHQVQSTIRKTGNALVELLQGEGLPSSLQQLLIAVEDTVDKGQMSSGDVAQWASEQLRDMRRLAKHVQQVRNTVDPLTNKLAAAEAEQIKLRYDMESAEKELKGEVEKHKSTVLQMELLLKKAQATMKETEERLSEEYQQLRRGSFIFRICIPKEVQFQSGRQNSNTARWTASS
- the ccdc157 gene encoding coiled-coil domain-containing protein 157 isoform X5, which translates into the protein MLKMSQLLGRKDCIESLQKDVADLQVAILDVFSTTGQVRVFSWKFPDKLSSNLDLDLEQYDFMDGEDEFNQHSHVVLLELVIDRLLLLLQASSAYVVQLSTKKKKQQHHQKDCMSVGLVVKKYWRHLVEFADMKVRCMENKLKTEMLDWDECVTSTSPQMKLRNESSINDFSAWSSTSSIKFLPADEAPSSDIHSLLYNPKVHTCNISSQTIESASAPCGACHQVQSTIRKTGNALVELLQGEGLPSSLQQLLIAVEDTVDKGQMSSGDVAQWASEQLRDMRRLAKHVQQVRNTVDPLTNKLAAAEAEQIKLRYDMESAEKELKGEVEKHKSTVLQMELLLKKAQATMKETEERLSEEYQQLRRGSFIFRICIPKEVQFQSGRQNSNTARWTASSWCVFLTISNDINHNMIQ
- the ccdc157 gene encoding coiled-coil domain-containing protein 157 isoform X4, which encodes MLKMSQLLGRKDCIESLQKDVADLQVAILDVFSTTGQVRVFSWKFPDKLSSNLDLDLEQYDFMDGEDEFNQHSHVVLLELVIDRLLLLLQASSAYVVQLSTKKKKQQHHQKDCMSVGLVVKKYWRHLVEFADMKVRCMENKLKTEMLDWDECVTSTSPQMKLRNESSINDFSAWSSTSSIKFLPADEAPSSDIHSLLYNPKVHTCNISSQTIESASAPCGACHQVQSTIRKTGNALVELLQGEGLPSSLQQLLIAVEDTVDKGQMSSGDVAQWASEQLRDMRRLAKHVQQVRNTVDPLTNKLAAAEAEQIKLRYDMESAEKELKGEVEKHKSTVLQMELLLKKAQATMKETEERLSEEYQQLRREYASLKKYNSSLEDKIAIQQDGLQALECERNALQEKLKMLQVGEKVCSELHQRIQQLESQISVTELLLEKEKAKYHSACHHQESMETKQTSLLQRLYALDEECEDLQRRLGQREESELNLHNQLQQMSEVNEQLQVQITSHQDICSQLQSEKQALETHLDEFKSTVTTLKESVKSLKDRERLLVAFPELSPLAHTQPQSMHLSH
- the ccdc157 gene encoding coiled-coil domain-containing protein 157 isoform X1 — its product is MLKMSQLLGRKDCIESLQKDVADLQVAILDVFSTTGQVRVFSWKFPDKLSSNLDLDLEQYDFMDGEDEFNQHSHVVLLELVIDRLLLLLQASSAYVVQLSTKKKKQQHHQKDCMSVGLVVKKYWRHLVEFADMKVRCMENKLKTEMLDWDECVTSTSPQMKLRNESSINDFSAWSSTSSIKFLPADEAPSSDIHSLLYNPKVHTCNISSQTIESASAPCGACHQVQSTIRKTGNALVELLQGEGLPSSLQQLLIAVEDTVDKGQMSSGDVAQWASEQLRDMRRLAKHVQQVRNTVDPLTNKLAAAEAEQIKLRYDMESAEKELKGEVEKHKSTVLQMELLLKKAQATMKETEERLSEEYQQLRREYASLKKYNSSLEDKIAIQQDGLQALECERNALQEKLKMLQVGEKVCSELHQRIQQLESQISVTELLLEKEKAKYHSACHHQESMETKQTSLLQRLYALDEECEDLQRRLGQREESELNLHNQLQQMSEVNEQLQVQITSHQDICSQLQSEKQALETHLDEFKSTVTTLKESVKSLKDRERLLVAFPELSPLAHTQPQSTGNVLLDMEQQRQANYIRIRVLEKENATLHSSLVKLREATQPNAVKDSSPPQTCSHSLASTLVEKQLEHLTQMQWSPFSRKTRSASWMGDKGGSARDAHGRETHAADRVYPSCVNLQNLHLNISSTALTHKSSYLPQTRSIKQRKK
- the ccdc157 gene encoding coiled-coil domain-containing protein 157 isoform X3, which gives rise to MLKMSQLLGRKDCIESLQKDVADLQVAILDVFSTTGQVRVFSWKFPDKLSSNLDLDLEQYDFMDGEDEFNQHSHVVLLELVIDRLLLLLQASSAYVVQLSTKKKKQQHHQKDCMSVGLVVKKYWRHLVEFADMKVRCMENKLKTEMLDWDECVTSTSPQMKLRNESSINDFSAWSSTSSIKFLPADEAPSSDIHSLLYNPKVHTCNISSQTIESASAPCGACHQVQSTIRKTGNALVELLQGEGLPSSLQQLLIAVEDTVDKGQMSSGDVAQWASEQLRDMRRLAKHVQQVRNTVDPLTNKLAAAEAEQIKLRYDMESAEKELKGEVEKHKSTVLQMELLLKKAQATMKETEERLSEEYQQLRREYASLKKYNSSLEDKIAIQQDGLQALECERNALQEKLKMLQVGEKVCSELHQRIQQLESQISVTELLLEKEKAKYHSACHHQESMETKQTSLLQRLYALDEECEDLQRRLGQREESELNLHNQLQQMSEVNEQLQVQITSHQDICSQLQSEKQALETHLDEFKSTVTTLKESVKSLKDRERLLVAFPELSPLAHTQPQSTGNVLLDMEQQRQANYIRIRVLEKENATLHSSLVKLREATQPNAVKDSSPPQTCSHSLASTLVEKQLEHLTQMQWSPFSRKTRSASWMGDKGGSARDAHGASNREKNENGNE
- the ccdc157 gene encoding coiled-coil domain-containing protein 157 isoform X2, whose amino-acid sequence is MLKMSQLLGRKDCIESLQKDVADLQVAILDVFSTTGQVRVFSWKFPDKLSSNLDLDLEQYDFMDGEDEFNQHSHVVLLELVIDRLLLLLQASSAYVVQLSTKKKKQQHHQKDCMSVGLVVKKYWRHLVEFADMKVRCMENKLKTEMLDWDECVTSTSPQMKLRNESSINDFSAWSSTSSIKFLPADEAPSSDIHSLLYNPKVHTCNISSQTIESASAPCGACHQVQSTIRKTGNALVELLQGEGLPSSLQQLLIAVEDTVDKGQMSSGDVAQWASEQLRDMRRLAKHVQQVRNTVDPLTNKLAAAEAEQIKLRYDMESAEKELKGEVEKHKSTVLQMELLLKKAQATMKETEERLSEEYQQLRREYASLKKYNSSLEDKIAIQQDGLQALECERNALQEKLKMLQVGEKVCSELHQRIQQLESQISVTELLLEKEKAKYHSACHHQESMETKQTSLLQRLYALDEECEDLQRRLGQREESELNLHNQLQQMSEVNEQLQVQITSHQDICSQLQSEKQALETHLDEFKSTVTTLKESVKSLKDRERLLVAFPELSPLAHTQPQSTGNVLLDMEQQRQANYIRIRVLEKENATLHSSLVKLREATQPNAVKDSSPPQTCSHSLASTLVEKQLEHLTQMQWSPFRKTRSASWMGDKGGSARDAHGRETHAADRVYPSCVNLQNLHLNISSTALTHKSSYLPQTRSIKQRKK